AAAAATCGCCGCCGAAGTATTCAATGAAAAAGGTTACGATGCACGATCGTCAGCCGACGATATCGAATTTGAAAATGATTGGGTGTACGATCTGCGACATTTGGACAGGAAAATAAAATTTGAAGAGCTAATTCCGATGGCTCATTTCAGGCAAGTCAGTTTGTCATCGACCGGTTATTACCGTACGCCGAATGTTTTTTTCGATAAAGAAAAAGGACAAGGTCGTCCGTTTCATTACTATGCGTTCGGTATGGCTGTAACAGAGGTGCTCATCGACACGCTCACGGGACGACACACGATTTTACGGACGGATATTTTGCATGACGTCGGAGATTCGATCAACCCTGCGATCGACATCGGGCAAATTGAAGGCGGCTATATTCAAGGCGTTGGATGGTGTACGACGGAAGAAGTGAAATGGGATGCCAAAGGACGCTTGCTGAATCATTCACCGGACACATATAAAATCCCGAATATCCAAGACATC
The sequence above is drawn from the bacterium genome and encodes:
- a CDS encoding molybdopterin-dependent oxidoreductase, which produces KIAAEVFNEKGYDARSSADDIEFENDWVYDLRHLDRKIKFEELIPMAHFRQVSLSSTGYYRTPNVFFDKEKGQGRPFHYYAFGMAVTEVLIDTLTGRHTILRTDILHDVGDSINPAIDIGQIEGGYIQGVGWCTTEEVKWDAKGRLLNHSPDTYKIPNIQDIPKDFRTALLQNVPNPNTIHSSKAVAEPPFMLALSCWLAIKDAVSAVGDHKVEPEFSLPATNEVILLAIEKIKQRYSH